A genomic region of Raphanus sativus cultivar WK10039 chromosome 6, ASM80110v3, whole genome shotgun sequence contains the following coding sequences:
- the LOC108813288 gene encoding DNA-directed RNA polymerase 3, chloroplastic translates to MASPAAAASPSLSLNQTSLFHHQTSLITWLKPPSSSSSALFRRKATKRLLPPISAASSSSSTSLSVTTEKPTVHFHGNLIESFESHAGTIKGATFTDNPVERNELSGRKKLFTQDPPWISALFLKGLTKLADQTVKIERKDIDKRKFDSLRRRQVKEETEAWERTVDEYRDLEKEMCEKSLAPSLPYVKHMFLGWFQPLKEVIEREQKLQKNKSKKVRAAYAPHIELLPADKMAVIVMHKMMGLVMSGHEDGCIQVVQAAVSIGIAIEHEVRIHNFLKRSRKNNAEDSEEELKDKQLLRKRVNSLIRRKRIIDALKVVKSEGIKPWGRATQAKLGSRLLELLIETAYVQPPLTQSGDSIPEFRPAFRHKFKTVTKYPGSKLVRRYGVIECDSLLLAGLDKSAKHMLIPYVPMLVPPKRWRGYDKGGYLFLPSYIMRTHGSKKQQDALKDISSKTAHRVFEALDTLGNTKWRVNRKILDVVERLWADGGNIAGLVNREDVPIPEKPSSEDPEEIQSWKWSVRKAKKTNRERHSLRCDVELKLSVARKMKDEEGFYYPHNLDFRGRAYPMHPHLNHLSSDLCRGTLEFAEGRPLGKSGLYWLKIHLANLYAGGVEKLSHDGRLAFVENHLDDIIDSAENAIHGKRWWLKAEDPFQCLAACVILGQALKSPSPYSVISHLPIHQDGSCNGLQHYAALGRDSFEAAAVNLVAGEKPADVYSEISLRVHEIMKKDSNKDPESNPTAALAKILINQVDRKLVKQTVMTSVYGVTYVGAREQIKRRLEEKGVISDERMLFAAACYSAKVTLAALGEIFEAARAIMSWLGDCAKIIASDNHPVRWTTPLGLPVVQPYCRSERHLIRTSLQVLALQREGNTVDVRKQRTAFPPNFVHSLDGTHMMMTAVACREAGLNFAGVHDSYWTHACDVDTMNRILREKFVELYSTPILEDLLQSFQESYPNLVFPPVPKRGDFDLKEVLKSHYFFN, encoded by the exons ATGGCTTCCCCTGCGGCGGCagcttctccttctctctcccTAAACCAAACCTCTCTCTTTCACCACCAAACCTCCCTAATCACCTGGCTTAAgcctccctcctcctcctcctccgctcTCTTCCGCCGCAAAGCCACCAAACGCCTCTTACCTCCGATTTCAGcagcttcctcctcctcttccaccTCCCTCTCCGTCACCACCGAGAAACCCACCGTCCATTTCCACGGAAACCTCATCGAGAGCTTCGAGAGCCACGCCGGAACCATCAAAGGAGCCACCTTTACTGACAATCCCGTCGAAAGGAACGAACTTTCTGGAAGAAAGAAGCTCTTTACGCAAGACCCGCCATGGATCTCCGCTCTGTTCCTCAAGGGTCTGACTAAACTCGCTGACCAGACCGTGAAAATCGAGAGGAAAGACATCGACAAGAGGAAGTTCGATTCCTTGAGGAGGAGGCAGGTGAAGGAAGAGACCGAGGCGTGGGAGAGGACGGTTGACGAGTACAGAGACTTGGAGAAGGAGATGTGCGAGAAGAGTCTCGCTCCCAGCTTGCCTTATGTGAAACACATGTTCTTGGGCTGGTTCCAGCCTTTGAAAGAGGTGATTGAGAGGGAGCAGAAGCTTCAGAAGAACAAGAGCAAGAAGGTTAGAGCAGCTTATGCGCCCCACATCGAGCTTCTGCCTGCTGACAAAATGGCGGTTATTGTGATGCATAAGATGATGGGTTTGGTTATGTCCGGACATGAAGATGGGTGTATCCAAGTTGTTCAAGCTGCTGTCAGTATTGGCATAGCGATAGAGCATGAG GTGAGGATTCATAACTTCTTGAAGAGAAGTCGGAAGAACAATGCAGAGGACTCAGAGGAGGAGTTGAAGGATAAGCAGTTGCTTAGGAAACGTGTCAATAGTTTGATTCGTAGGAAAAGGATTATTGATGCACTAAAAGTGGTGAAAAGTGAAGGTATCAAACCATGGGGGCGAGCTACACAAGCTAAG ctTGGAAGCCGTCTCCTAGAACTTTTGATCGAAACAGCTTATGTGCAACCTCCACTGACTCAGTCAGGAGACTCTATACCCGAGTTTCGACCTGCATTCAGACATAAGTTCAAAACCGTCACCAAATATCCAGG GTCAAAACTGGTGAGGAGATATGGAGTTATTGAATGCGACTCGCTCCTGCTTGCAGGACTGGATAAATCT GCTAAGCATATGTTAATTCCCTATGTTCCAATGTTGGTACCACCAAAGAGATGGAGAGG ATATGACAAGGGTGGTTACTTGTTTTTGCCTTCCTACATTATGCGTACTCATGGATCCAAAAAACAGCAAGATGCACTTAAAGATATTAGTTCCAAGACTGCTCATAGAGTATTTGAG GCATTGGATACACTTGGGAACACCAAGTGGAGGGTTAATAGGAAAATACTTGATGTGGTAGAAAGGCTCTGGGCTGATGGAGGCAACATTGCAGGCTTAGTTAATCGTGAAGAC GTTCCCATACCGGAGAAACCTTCCTCCGAGGATCCAGAAGAAATCCAATCCTGGAAATGGAGTGTACGAAAGGCCAAAAAGACCAACAGAGAGAGACATTCTCTCAGATGTGATGTTGAGCTCAAGCTCTCC GTGGCTAGAAAAATGAAAGACGAGGAAGGATTCTACTACCCTCACAATCTTGACTTCAGGGGACGTGCATACCCAATGCATCCTCATCTGAATCATCTGAGTTCTGATCTTTGTCGTGGGACACTAGAGTTTGCTGAAGGAAGACCACTTGGAAAGTCAGGCTTGTATTGGCTGAAAATACATTTAGCGAACCTCTATGCAGGTGGTGTTGAGAAGCTTTCGCACGATGGGCGTCTGGCTTTTGTGGAAAACCATTTGGATGATATAATAGACTCAGCTGAAAACGCTATTCACGGAAAAAGATGGTGGTTAAAGGCTGAGGATCCTTTTCAGTGTTTAGCTGCATGTGTCATTCTGGGGCAAGCCTTGAAAAGTCCTTCACCTTATTCTGTAATCTCCCACTTGCCTATACATCAG GATGGGTCATGCAATGGTCTACAGCATTATGCAGCTTTGGGAAGAGATAGT TTTGAAGCAGCAGCAGTTAATCTAGTTGCGGGAGAGAAACCAGCTGATGTCTATTCTGAAATTTCATTGAG GGTCCATGAAATAATGAAGAAGGACAGCAATAAGGATCCTGAGTCAAACCCAACCGCCGCGTTGGCAAAGATCCTCATCAATCAA GTCGACAGGAAGCTGGTAAAGCAGACGGTAATGACGTCAGTATATGGTGTCACATATGTTGGAGCACGTGAACAAATCAAAAGAAGATTAGAAGAGAAGGGTGTTATCAGTGACGAGAGAATGTTATTTGCTGCTGCTTGCTATTCAGCAAAA GTAACACTAGCTGCCCTGGGAGAGATATTTGAAGCGGCACGTGCCATTATGAGTTGGCTTGGTGATTGTGCAAAG ATTATCGCTTCCGATAATCATCCAGTACGATGGACCACGCCTCTTGGACTTCCTGTTGTGCAACCTTATTGCAGAAGTGAAAGACATCTG ATAAGAACATCTCTTCAGGTTTTGGCTCTGCAGCGAGAGGGTAACACG GTGGATGTTAGGAAACAAAGAACAGCGTTTCCTCCCAACTTTGTGCACTCGCTGGACGGCACTCACATGATGATGACTGCCGTTGCATGTCGAGAGGCTGGCCTAAACTTTGCAGGTGTGCATGACTCTTACTGGACGCATGCGTGCGATGTTGACACAATGAACAGAATACTTAGAGAGAAATTCGTTGAGCTTTACAGCACACCGATCCTTGAAGAT TTACTCCAAAGTTTCCAAGAGTCATACCCGAATCTCGTGTTTCCTCCAGTACCAAAGAGAGGTGATTTCGATTTAAAGGAAGTGCTCAAATCACACTACTTTTTCAACTGA
- the LOC108812831 gene encoding F-box/LRR-repeat protein At3g58930: protein MMDRLTSLPDELLHHILSCLPTKSAVVTSSLSKRWLNLWKLNPNLDIDDSVFIHPEDGKGEREDIRQSFVRFVDSVLAMQGDSPINNFSLKCITGVHPDTVNRWICNVLQRGVSDLDLFTDFTVEDREEDTYQLPKDLFFSRTLVKLKLRSEHCVDWWWPGGVWSDSSFLPMLKSLEIDSDLIFCGEIEEFIPSFTVLEELRMANMEWRESDVTVSSASLRTLSLHATGCEEYENPTRVSFDTPNLNVLSYYDLVAQDYPLVNMKKLIHATINLIVTDKQVKRLREPNNELLEDEDDDEGNVVVHFGNVVKLMNGIQNVQQLSFTADTLEVLSQCCDTLPVFNNVKFLGITSEEDRGWQAMPALLKNCPRLETIILEGILHCVTDKCGDACPCISREDKGRSLRSCPVNRLEIQGFRATMKEMNMIKHFLDYFPSLKRLDVLIEDHEPTQLRNRELSNCVKEMFKLYNELYPSCSVELMVSPFLENKWRAQGHI, encoded by the exons ATGATGGACCGTCTCACCAGTCTACCAGACGAGCTTCTTCATCATATCTTGTCCTGCCTTCCCACAAAGTCTGCTGTTGTGACTTCTTCTCTCTCAAAGAGATGGCTCAATCTCTGGAAACTCAATCCCAATCTCGACATTGACGACTCTGTCTTCATTCATCCTGAAGATGGTAAAGGAGAGAGGGAAGATATTCGGCAGAGCTTCGTCCGTTTCGTGGACAGTGTACTCGCTATGCAGGGTGATTCTCCTATAAACAACTTCTCCCTAAAGTGTATCACCGGTGTCCATCCAGATACCGTCAACCGTTGGATCTGTAACGTCCTGCAGCGCGGCGTTTCGGACCTTGACCTTTTCACTGATTTTACTGTCGAGGATAGGGAAGAGGATACTTATCAGTTGCCTAAAGATCTGTTCTTTAGTAGGACACTCGTTAAGCTGAAGTTGAGAAGTGAACATTGTGTTGATTGGTGGTGGCCCGGTGGAGTGTGGAGCGACTCTTCTTTCTTACCCATGCTTAAGAGTCTTGAGATTGACTCTGACTTGATTTTCTGTGGTGAGATTGAGGAGTTTATTCCTTCTTTCACTGTGCTTGAGGAGCTACGAATGGCTAACATGGAGTGGAGAGAGTCGGATGTAACCGTGTCAAGTGCAAGCCTCAGAACGCTAAGTCTCCATGCCACCGGTTGTGAAGAGTATGAGAATCCAACGAGGGTTTCTTTTGATACTCCAAACCTGAATGTGTTGAGCTACTATGACTTAGTTGCGCAAGACTATCCGTTGGTCAATATGAAGAAGTTAATTCATGCTACCATCAATCTTATAGTAACTGATAAACAGGTTAAGCGACTAAGAGAGCCAAACAATGAGCTGTTagaggatgaggatgatgatgagggTAATGTTGTTGTCCACTTTGGCAATGTGGTGAAGCTCATGAATGGCATTCAAAATGTTCAGCAACTTTCCTTCACTGCTGATACTCTCGAG GTGCTTTCTCAATGCTGTGATACATTGCCGGTTTTCAACAACGTCAAGTTCTTAGGTATTACGAGTGAAGAGGATCGAGGATGGCAAGCAATGCCAGCTCTTCTTAAGAACTGTCCACGTCTAGAAACTATAATCCTTGAG GGTATACTACATTGTGTAACTGATAAGTGTGGGGATGCTTGTCCATGCATTTCTCGGGAAGACAAAGGTCGTTCACTCAGGTCTTGTCCAGTGAACAGGTTGGAGATTCAAGGGTTTCGAGCGACGATGAAAGAGATGAACATGATAAAGCATTTCTTGGACTATTTTCCAAGTCTAAAGAGGCTTGACGTCCTCATTGAAGACCATGAACCTACTCAGCTCAGAAACCGGGAATTGTCTAACTGTGTCAAGGAGATGTTCAAACTCTACAACGAGTTGTATCCGAGTTGCAGTGTCGAGCTCATGGTTAGTCCTTTCTTGGAAAATAAGTGGCGTGCACAAGGACATATctga
- the LOC108812832 gene encoding uncharacterized protein LOC108812832: MKSRNLRPVSKLPVKLEIVEDFLEEENGPAHKRSKLWSNGTSVPQNLIDEPSPLGLSLRKSPSLQDLIQMRLSQSVKKETIANASSSSSSPSLVGTVEKLKASNFPATLLRIGQWEYKSRYEGDLVAKCYFAKHKLVWEVLEQGLKSKIEIQWSDIMGLKASCPEDAPGTLTIVLARRPLFFRETNPQPRKHTLWQATSDFTDGQASMNRQHFLQCAPGILNKHIEKLLQCDHRLFCLSREPSEIHFDSLFFDTRQSIFEDPSVSGGSQNIASSPVGAQSSSEHMSLSHDALSPSSVMDARAIEGRTWNQIQVPPGLLHQSISMNDFLALLSDQANCEGSPEFEDMKQLLLSDTHPETSDEKSVMSKVNSFYNLLQTAAANDGKEMGLDNSDKRHKNTEEGSRVVVDHGSSSKPQGMSRKDSFSDLLAHLPRITSLPKFLFDISEEDG; this comes from the exons ATGAAATCGAGGAATCTAAGACCGGTGTCGAAGTTACCGGTCAAACTAGAGATCGTCGAGGATTTTCTGGAAGAAGAGAACGGTCCTGCTCACAAGCGATCTAAG CTATGGAGCAATGGAACAAGCGTGCCACAGAACCTAATTGATGAGCCAAGTCCTTTGGGACTGAGCCTAAGAAAGAGCCCATCTTTGCAAGACCTCATTCAGATGAGACTTTCTCAAAGCGTTAAGAAAGAAACCATAGCcaatgcttcttcttcttcttcttctccttctcttgtCGGAACCGTTGAGAAGCTCAAAGCTTCAAACTTTCCTGCTACCCTTCTCAGGATTGGCCAATGGGAG tataAATCAAGGTACGAAGGTGATCTGGTGGCGAAATGTTACTTTGCGAAACACAAACTCGTGTGGGAAGTGCTGGAACAAGGTCTTAAGAGCAAGATCGAGATTCAATGGTCAGATATTATGGGTTTGAAAGCAAGTTGTCCTGAAGATGCGCCTGGAACGTTGACCATCGTG TTGGCAAGGCGACCGTTGTTTTTCAGGGAGACTAATCCGCAGCCTAGGAAACATACTTTGTGGCAAGCAACATCAGATTTTACTGATGGTCAAGCCAGCATGAACAG GCAACATTTTCTGCAATGTGCCCCAGGGATACTGAACAAGCATATAGAGAAGCTTCTCCAGTGTGATCATCGCTTGTTCTGTCTAAGCCGAGAACCATCAGAGATACATTTTGACTCGCTCTTCTTCGATACGCGGCAGTCTATATTTGAGGATCCTTCGGTGTCTGGAGGATCTCAGAATATTGCATCGTCTCCTGTTGGTGCTCAGTCATCATCAGAACATATGTCTCTTTCTCATGACGCACTCTCGCCTAGCTCAG TGATGGATGCTCGTGCAATCGAAGGAAGAACCTGGAATCAGATACAAGTCCCCCCTGGACTACTACACCAATCTATCTCCATGAACGACTTTCTCGCGCTTTTGTCTGATCAAGCTAACTGCGAGGGCAGCCCTGAGTTCGAGGACATGAAACAGTTGCTCCTAAGTGACACGCACCCGGAGACATCGGATGAGAAGTCTGTGATGTCGAAGGTGAACTCTTTCTACAACCTCTTGCAGACCGCTGCTGCGAACGATGGGAAAGAGATGGGACTAGATAACAGCGACAAGAGACACAAGAATACCGAAGAAGGCAGTAGAGTTGTTGTTGATCATGGTTCGAGCAGCAAGCCGCAAGGCATGTCAAGGAAAGACTCGTTTAGTGACCTGTTGGCACACCTTCCTAGGATCACATCCCTGCCAAAGTTCTTGTTCGATATTTCAGAAGAAGACGGGTGA
- the LOC108812747 gene encoding 50S ribosomal protein L35, chloroplastic gives MASLSMASVNITFSPLRSSPKVSVQFPRSSLALASTHCISGIRAVLPQKISTVVSPSSQRLQTLTVFAHKGYKMKTHKASAKRFRVTGRGKIVRRRSGKQHLLAKKNNKRKLRLSKMHEVSRSDYDNVIGALPYLKVNRKAT, from the exons ATGGCGTCTCTCTCCATGGCTTCCGTTAACATCACCTTCTCTCCTTTACGCTCGTCCCCAAAGGTTTCCGTTCAATTCCCTCGGTCGAGTCTTGCTCTTGCCTCAACTCACTGCATTTCTGGGATTCGCGCGGTTCTTCCTCAGAAGATATCCACCGTTGTCTCTCCGAGTTCTCAGAGGCTTCAGACTCTCACCGTTTTCGCTCATAAGGGCTACAAGATGAAGACCCACAAG GCCTCAGCGAAGCGGTTCAGGGTGACGGGTAGGGGGAAGATAGTGAGGAGGAGATCCGGGAAGCAGCATTTGTTAGCTAAGAAGAACAACAAGAGGAAGCTCCGTCTTTCCAAAatg CATGAAGTGAGCCGCAGTGACTATGACAATGTGATCGGCGCTCTTCCCTACCTGAAAGTCAACCGTAAGGCGACTTAA
- the LOC108812748 gene encoding QWRF motif-containing protein 4 translates to MEVLYGSKKASMGKQQQQSVTDTTRPPLVPAEKNNAVAATRRSRTMEVSSRYRSSTPTKTRRCPSPNATRTVSSSSSQSLSSSKRAVSAERKRSSTPTTPTNPSTPVSDVSIDLPVSSRRLPTGRLPEGLWPSTMRSLSVSFQSDSVSVPVSKKEKPVVSIDRTLRPSSNITHKQKSETTTTTTTTSVSRKLTPERKRSPLKGKNVPAGQSENSKPVDGPHSRLIEQHRWPSRLGGKIISDSMNRSMDLGDKRMPKSCKPLQKSSSDTARLLSSYESNGLVMSPTNSEDGNVSRHRLLSASSLDRATSARVHPLSAPGSRTASPSRSSFSSSSSNSRGMSPLRGLSPSRGSCLRSSTPPPRGVSPSRVRQTNSCTQSSSTTTSVLSFIADVKKGKKTTYIEDVHQLRLLYNRYSQWRFANARAEGVRYIQRLIAEETLYNVWHATSDLRDLVTTQRVCLQQMKLEIKFDDILNKQMVCLEDWAILEREHVSSLGGAIADLEANTLRLPLTGGTKVDLRSLKLAMSSALDVMHSVGSSIWSLHSQMEEMTRLVSDLAFIATKENFMLGRCEDVLASTAVMEIEESSLMTHLMQKKQEEEEMMQSLHCCH, encoded by the exons ATGGAAGTATTATATGGTTCCAAGAAAGCATCAATGGGGAAGCAGCAACAGCAATCTGTAACAGATACTACAAGACCACCTCTTGTTCCAGCGGAGAAGAACAATGCAGTTGCTGCAACTCGCCGGTCTAGAACAATGGAAGTCAGTTCGAGATACAGATCATCAACTCCTACTAAAACAAGGAGATGCCCTTCACCTAATGCCACGAGGACTGTCTCTTCTTCAAGCTCTCAGTCCTTATCATCATCAAAAAGAGCTGTTTCAGCTGAAAGGAAACGCTCTTCAACGCCAACCACTCCCACTAATCCATCCACACCGGTTAGTGATGTATCTATAGATTTACCGGTTTCATCTAGGAGACTTCCTACTGGTCGTTTACCTGAAGGCTTATGGCCTTCTACTATGAGAAGCCTCAGCGTTTCATTTCAGTCTGATTCAGTCTCGGTTCCTGTTAGTAAGAAGGAGAAACCGGTTGTTTCTATTGATCGGACACTGAGACCATCTTCGAATATTACACATAAACAGAAGAgtgagacaacaacaacaacaacaacaacgtcTGTGTCTAGAAAACTTACACCCGAGAGGAAAAGAAGTCCATTGAAAGGGAAGAATGTGCCTGCAGGTCAATCAGAGAATTCAAAACCTGTAGATGGTCCTCATAGTAGGTTAATAGAACAGCATCGATGGCCTAGTAGACTTGGTGGAAAGATAATCTCAGATTCTATGAACAGAAGCATGGATCTTGGTGATAAGAGAATGCCTAAAAGCTGTAAACCTTTGCAGAAGTCTTCTAGTGACACAGCGAGGTTGTTGTCCTCTTATGAAAGTAATGGATTAGTAATGTCTCCAACAAACTCAGAAGATGGTAATGTGTCTAGACACAGGCTTCTGTCTGCAAGTTCATTAGATAGGGCGACTTCAGCTAGAGTGCATCCCTTGTCTGCTCCTGGATCACGCACTGCTTCTCCTAGCAGATCCTCattttcatcatcatcctctAACTCACGAGGCATGAGTCCCTTGAGAGGATTGAGTCCTTCAAGAGGCTCTTGTCTGAGATCGTCTACACCGCCACCAAGAGGTGTAAGTCCTTCCAGGGTAAGACAAACCAATTCATGCACACAATCGAGTAGCACCACAACATCAGTTCTCAGTTTCATCGCTGATGTCAAGAAAGGAAAAAAGACAACTTACATAGAAGATGTCCATCAACTCCGTTTGCTCTATAATAGATATTCACAGTGGCGGTTTGCAAACGCTAGAGCTGAGGGAGTAAGATATATTCAGAGGTTAATTGCTGAG GAAACTCTATACAATGTCTGGCATGCAACATCAGACCTGAGAGATCTTGTGACAACCCAAAGAGTTTGTCTCCAGCAGATGAAGCTAGAAATCAAGTTTGATGATATCTTAAATAAGCAG ATGGTTTGCCTTGAAGATTGGGCCATACTTGAGAGAGAACATGTCAGTTCTTTAGGTGGTGCCATTGCAGACTTGGAAGCAAATACTCTGCGCCTTCCACTAACTGGAGGAACAAAG GTGGACCTCAGATCTTTGAAGTTGGCCATGTCATCAGCTCTTGATGTAATGCATAGTGTGGGATCTTCCATATGGTCTTTACACTCACAG ATGGAAGAGATGACTAGGCTTGTTTCAGATCTCGCTTTTATAGCTACAAAAGAGAATTTTATGCTTGGCAGATGTGAAGATGTCTTGGCATCAACCGCAGTCATGGAG ATAGAAGAGAGTAGCCTCATGACTCATTTAATGCAaaagaagcaagaagaagaagagatgatgCAAAGTCTCCATTGTTGCCATTAA
- the LOC108812749 gene encoding probable F-box protein At5g04010, which translates to MSPSASVVVARVLSSPAAMRQNPLKRKRDEDEITVHEEYDVNEHAKPRPPSWEALCVLGPYMDPETLAVASCVSTTWLECFSSEDLWKSLLTARSAQRSSPYEMMVLKNAESISCKHLVSAVETDAKRRRKDQVAEPVKISLSDLSFMVHVSTKTKKASVYKKGKDLEFGPNDKFKIEADVSKAAITAGEDDVRMTWQVMYKEKFFTIADTTRALDTKNGWFTDRLEDKCNRKLVGDVKPSFNGEVLEKIGFSIVDSDGWGSLLLDGFLRYLQRFLLE; encoded by the coding sequence ATGTCTCCATCTGCCTCCGTCGTTGTTGCACGTGTTTTGTCCTCTCCTGCCGCCATGAGACAGAACCCCCTGAAACGCAAACGCGACGAGGACGAGATCACTGTGCATGAAGAATATGACGTGAATGAACATGCCAAACCGCGTCCACCGTCTTGGGAGGCTCTATGCGTTCTTGGTCCATACATGGATCCCGAGACTCTCGCCGTCGCCTCTTGCGTCTCAACCACGTGGCTTGAGTGTTTCTCCTCGGAAGATCTATGGAAGTCTCTCTTAACCGCAAGGTCCGCACAACGCTCTTCTCCCTATGAGATGATGGTATTGAAAAACGCTGAAAGCATCTCGTGCAAACACCTTGTTTCCGCCGTTGAAACGGATGCCAAACGCCGCCGCAAAGATCAAGTGGCTGAACCCGTCAAGATATCCCTCTCTGATCTCAGCTTCATGGTCCACGTGTCAACTAAAACAAAGAAAGCTTCGGTTTACAAAAAGGGTAAAGATCTCGAGTTTGGTCCTAACGACAAGTTCAAGATAGAAGCCGACGTAAGCAAAGCAGCAATCACTGCCGGTGAAGATGACGTGAGGATGACATGGCAAGTCATGTACAAGGAGAAGTTCTTCACGATTGCTGATACTACAAGAGCACTGGACACTAAGAATGGGTGGTTCACGGATAGACTTGAGGACAAGTGTAACCGCAAGCTAGTAGGCGACGTCAAGCCGAGTTTTAACGGCGAAGTTCTTGAGAAGATTGGGTTTTCGATAGTGGACTCAGATGGCTGGGGATCTCTGTTACTTGACGGGTTTTTGAGATATCTTCAGCGGTTTTTATTGGAATAG